From a single Sporosarcina oncorhynchi genomic region:
- the dnaK gene encoding molecular chaperone DnaK, which yields MSKIIGIDLGTTNSVVAVYEGGEAKVIPNPEGNRTTPSVVAFKNGERQVGEVAKRQSITNPNTIMSVKRHMGSDYKVKAEDKEYTPQEVSAMILQYMKGYAEEYLGEKVTKAVITVPAYFNDAQRQATKDAGTIAGLEVERIINEPTAAALAYGLDKTDEDETILVYDLGGGTFDVSILELGDGVFQVRATAGDNKLGGDDFDDIVIDYLVQEFRKENAIDLSKDKMAMQRLKDAAEKAKKDLSGVTSTQISLPFITAGEAGPLHLEISLSRAKFDELTASLVERSMVPTRQAMKDAGLSPSEIDKVILVGGSTRIPAVQEAIKKETGKEPFKGVNPDEVVAMGAAVQGSILRGDVKDVVLLDVTPLSLGIETMGSVFTKLIERNTTIPTSKSQVFSTAADNQPAVDIHVLQGERPMATDNKTLGRFQLTDIPPAPRGIPQIEVTFDIDKNGIVTVKAKDLGTQKEQNITIQSSSGLSDDEIERMVKDAESNAEADKQRKEEADLKNDADQLVFMAEKTVKDLEGKVSEEEVKNVEEAKEELKTAIEAGNLEDMRTKKDALEEIVQQMTMKLYEQAAAEAQAQEGNGEAGDQPQDDGVVDAEFEEVDDDKKN from the coding sequence ATGAGTAAAATTATCGGTATTGACTTAGGTACAACAAACTCAGTAGTAGCAGTTTATGAAGGTGGAGAAGCGAAAGTTATTCCGAATCCGGAAGGCAATCGTACAACACCTTCCGTCGTAGCTTTTAAAAATGGGGAACGTCAAGTAGGGGAAGTTGCTAAGCGTCAATCAATTACAAATCCGAACACGATCATGTCCGTTAAAAGACATATGGGTTCTGACTATAAGGTAAAAGCAGAAGATAAAGAGTATACTCCGCAAGAAGTTTCTGCAATGATTCTTCAATACATGAAAGGTTATGCAGAAGAGTACTTAGGCGAAAAAGTAACGAAAGCGGTCATTACAGTTCCTGCATATTTCAATGACGCACAACGTCAGGCGACAAAAGACGCAGGTACGATCGCTGGTCTTGAAGTTGAAAGAATTATTAACGAGCCGACAGCAGCCGCTTTGGCTTACGGTCTTGATAAAACAGACGAAGACGAAACAATTCTTGTGTACGACCTCGGTGGTGGTACATTTGACGTATCTATCCTTGAGCTTGGAGACGGCGTTTTCCAAGTGCGGGCAACTGCGGGTGACAACAAACTAGGTGGAGATGACTTCGATGATATCGTCATTGACTATCTAGTTCAGGAATTCCGTAAAGAAAACGCAATCGATCTTTCAAAAGACAAAATGGCGATGCAACGTTTGAAAGATGCGGCAGAAAAAGCGAAAAAAGACCTTTCAGGTGTAACGTCAACACAAATTTCGCTGCCATTCATCACTGCAGGAGAAGCGGGTCCTCTTCATTTGGAAATTTCACTAAGCCGCGCGAAATTTGATGAGTTGACTGCAAGCTTGGTTGAGCGTTCTATGGTTCCTACTCGTCAAGCAATGAAAGATGCTGGCTTGTCTCCTTCTGAAATCGACAAGGTTATCCTAGTTGGTGGTTCAACACGTATTCCGGCTGTTCAGGAAGCGATTAAGAAAGAAACAGGAAAAGAACCATTCAAAGGCGTAAACCCTGACGAAGTGGTTGCAATGGGTGCTGCGGTTCAAGGCTCAATCCTTCGTGGAGATGTGAAAGATGTTGTGTTACTTGACGTCACTCCATTATCTTTAGGAATTGAAACAATGGGCAGTGTGTTTACAAAGCTAATTGAACGTAATACAACTATTCCAACAAGTAAATCGCAAGTATTCTCTACTGCTGCTGACAATCAACCTGCTGTAGATATCCATGTACTTCAAGGTGAGCGTCCGATGGCGACAGATAATAAAACGCTTGGTCGATTCCAATTGACGGATATTCCACCGGCACCACGTGGAATTCCACAGATTGAAGTAACGTTCGATATCGACAAAAACGGTATTGTTACAGTAAAAGCAAAAGATCTTGGTACACAAAAAGAGCAGAATATTACCATTCAATCTAGTTCAGGCCTTTCTGATGATGAAATCGAGCGTATGGTTAAGGATGCAGAATCTAATGCGGAAGCAGATAAACAACGCAAAGAAGAAGCAGACTTGAAAAATGACGCAGACCAATTAGTGTTCATGGCTGAAAAGACAGTCAAAGACCTTGAAGGTAAAGTTTCTGAAGAAGAAGTGAAAAACGTAGAAGAAGCAAAAGAAGAGTTGAAAACTGCTATTGAAGCAGGCAACTTGGAAGATATGCGCACGAAGAAAGATGCTTTAGAAGAAATTGTTCAGCAAATGACGATGAAACTATACGAACAAGCTGCCGCTGAAGCGCAAGCTCAAGAAGGTAATGGTGAAGCTGGAGATCAGCCACAGGACGATGGCGTTGTTGACGCTGAATTCGAAGAAGTGGATGATGACAAGAAAAACTGA
- the grpE gene encoding nucleotide exchange factor GrpE: MANNSDKMENDTVDTEKDVVEMNDEGLAEQAESDELANDSMNQEMSKEPSEETDPKDQKIAELESALEEEENKMLRILADFENSKRRATLDKEAMNKYKAQSILTGLLPVLDNFERALAVEAKADEAKSLMTGMDMIYRNLLESLKAEGLVEIDCVDKEFDPNFHQAVMTEKDPDKESNIVLQELQKGYMLKDRVLRPSMVKVNE, translated from the coding sequence ATGGCTAATAATAGCGATAAAATGGAAAATGATACAGTAGATACTGAAAAAGATGTAGTTGAAATGAATGATGAGGGTTTGGCAGAACAAGCTGAGTCAGATGAACTTGCAAATGATTCAATGAATCAAGAAATGTCTAAAGAACCTTCTGAAGAAACAGATCCGAAAGATCAAAAAATTGCAGAATTGGAATCCGCATTGGAAGAAGAGGAGAACAAGATGCTCCGCATACTTGCCGATTTTGAGAATTCCAAGAGAAGAGCAACGCTTGACAAGGAAGCAATGAACAAATATAAAGCGCAAAGTATCTTGACTGGGCTGCTACCAGTTCTCGATAATTTCGAACGTGCACTTGCTGTAGAAGCGAAAGCGGATGAAGCGAAGTCACTTATGACTGGTATGGATATGATTTATCGTAATTTGCTGGAGTCGTTGAAGGCCGAGGGGCTTGTCGAAATTGATTGTGTGGACAAGGAGTTCGACCCTAACTTCCATCAAGCTGTTATGACAGAAAAGGATCCTGACAAGGAATCTAACATAGTGCTTCAAGAGCTTCAAAAAGGGTATATGTTAAAAGATCGTGTCCTGCGACCATCAATGGTCAAAGTGAACGAATAA
- the hrcA gene encoding heat-inducible transcriptional repressor HrcA has translation MLTNRQLLILQLTVNDFIESAQPVGSRQLSKKPEAPFSPATIRNDMADLEDLGYLEKTHTSSGRVPSEKGYRFYVDHLLTPEKLTLEDSVQLRSIFQNRVVETEELIRNSAKIISELTNYTSVLLGPDMSMHSVKRFSIVPLDSTKAVAIIVTDNGHVENRVFDVPQGMMASDIEKMVNILNDRLVGTPLNFLQHKLAHEAKTVFEQHAHHAGDLFASFQQAMTIKPEERLYFGGKMNMMKQPEFNDFQKMKMFFEMMENDVPAMTFFQDDTKGIHVRIGSENKHNAMEDYSIITANYAAGEHVAGSIAIIGPKRMDYGRVITMLDILSEDLSNALGKLTIGSVGVDRRKE, from the coding sequence ATGTTGACAAACAGACAATTGCTTATATTGCAACTGACGGTTAACGATTTCATCGAATCCGCTCAACCTGTCGGCTCTAGGCAGTTATCTAAAAAACCGGAAGCACCTTTCAGTCCAGCTACGATCAGAAATGACATGGCTGACTTGGAGGACTTGGGCTATTTGGAAAAAACCCATACCTCTTCAGGTAGGGTGCCGTCCGAAAAGGGATATCGCTTCTATGTCGATCATCTATTGACGCCGGAGAAGCTTACATTGGAAGATAGTGTTCAATTACGTTCCATTTTTCAAAACCGCGTTGTAGAGACGGAGGAATTGATACGCAATTCCGCAAAGATCATTTCCGAATTGACCAACTACACGTCTGTCCTGTTGGGGCCGGATATGTCGATGCATTCTGTGAAACGGTTTTCCATTGTGCCTTTGGATTCAACAAAGGCTGTTGCGATTATCGTCACCGATAACGGACATGTTGAAAATCGAGTATTTGATGTTCCGCAAGGTATGATGGCCTCGGATATTGAAAAAATGGTCAATATTTTGAATGACCGGCTTGTAGGAACTCCTTTGAATTTTCTTCAACACAAGCTAGCTCACGAAGCAAAAACGGTTTTCGAGCAGCATGCGCATCATGCGGGTGATCTGTTTGCATCGTTCCAACAGGCTATGACGATCAAACCCGAAGAACGACTGTATTTCGGCGGTAAAATGAATATGATGAAACAACCGGAATTCAATGATTTCCAAAAAATGAAAATGTTTTTTGAAATGATGGAAAACGATGTGCCGGCGATGACCTTCTTTCAAGATGATACAAAAGGAATTCATGTACGAATCGGTTCTGAAAACAAGCACAATGCGATGGAGGATTACAGCATCATCACCGCAAATTATGCGGCGGGCGAACATGTTGCGGGATCTATCGCAATCATCGGACCGAAAAGGATGGATTACGGCCGGGTCATCACGATGCTTGATATTTTAAGCGAAGACTTATCAAACGCGTTAGGAAAATTGACGATCGGTAGCGTTGGAGTGGACAGGAGGAAAGAGTAA
- the hemW gene encoding radical SAM family heme chaperone HemW, with protein sequence MRGLYIHIPFCHQICHYCDFNKVFFKNQPVDEYIESIGKELSIMVAEGHSFIDVETVFFGGGTPTSLSEKQLDRLLEIVHQYVDVKSLREFSTEANPDELTDGKLSVLKNGQVNRLSIGVQSFDEQLLKRIGRTHGANDPLKVIQSARSIGFENISIDLIYALPDQTIQQWEDTIDIALELDLPHYSGYSLIVEPKTVFYNLMNKGKLPLPGEDAETEMFSMLMQRMEQAGKSQYEISNFAVPGHQSIHNLIYWDNDEYAGVGAGAHGFLKGQRYANIGPLKKYMEKTDIGSRPIMESHEVTPVEAMEEEMFLGLRKMEGVSFDAFHSKFGVHMVEIYDDALKELSGKGLIELSEDRIKLTRKGIFRGNEVFQQFLK encoded by the coding sequence ATGCGAGGGTTGTATATTCATATTCCTTTCTGCCATCAGATTTGTCATTATTGTGATTTTAATAAAGTGTTTTTCAAAAACCAACCTGTCGATGAGTATATCGAATCGATTGGGAAAGAACTTTCCATAATGGTCGCTGAAGGCCATTCATTCATAGATGTCGAAACCGTGTTTTTTGGCGGCGGGACACCGACTTCCTTATCAGAAAAACAGTTAGATCGACTTTTGGAAATCGTGCATCAGTATGTGGATGTTAAATCCCTGCGCGAGTTTTCTACAGAAGCGAATCCGGATGAATTGACGGACGGTAAACTATCCGTGCTGAAAAATGGGCAAGTGAACCGGTTGAGCATAGGGGTCCAATCGTTCGATGAACAGTTATTGAAAAGGATTGGAAGGACACATGGCGCAAACGATCCATTGAAAGTCATCCAGTCCGCACGCAGCATCGGATTTGAAAATATAAGCATCGATCTAATTTATGCACTTCCAGATCAAACGATTCAACAATGGGAGGATACGATTGATATCGCGTTAGAACTCGATCTGCCTCATTACTCGGGCTATTCTTTGATTGTAGAACCGAAAACGGTCTTTTATAATCTCATGAACAAAGGGAAGCTTCCTTTGCCGGGCGAAGATGCAGAAACAGAAATGTTTTCCATGTTAATGCAACGAATGGAGCAAGCTGGAAAAAGTCAGTATGAAATTAGTAACTTCGCTGTACCTGGTCACCAATCGATTCATAACCTGATTTATTGGGATAATGATGAGTATGCGGGTGTAGGTGCGGGGGCGCATGGATTTCTGAAGGGTCAGCGGTATGCGAATATTGGTCCACTTAAGAAGTATATGGAGAAAACAGATATAGGTAGCCGCCCAATTATGGAAAGTCATGAAGTAACTCCTGTCGAAGCGATGGAAGAAGAGATGTTTTTAGGGTTGCGGAAAATGGAAGGTGTTTCATTTGATGCTTTCCATTCAAAATTCGGGGTCCACATGGTTGAAATCTATGATGATGCGTTGAAAGAATTGAGTGGTAAAGGACTAATCGAACTGTCAGAAGACCGTATTAAGCTTACCCGAAAAGGGATTTTCCGTGGCAACGAAGTGTTCCAGCAATTCCTGAAATGA